One window of Melioribacteraceae bacterium 4301-Me genomic DNA carries:
- a CDS encoding NTP transferase domain-containing protein, with protein sequence MENQTNIQALLNEYSSQFDYTKKYTSIILAAGHGKRIKSQTSKMLHKIWGRTTVERVLSACKKGLPDSNIIIVVGIKAEDVIKTLGKNESVIYAYQEEQLGTGHAVQTALGIIDSTKYKGTIFILPGDMGLIESSTIENLRKEYENSKADMMVLTGIFQGPVEENYYGRIVRAKSAKNKKDKSLQNVLEIIEYKDILSMKDKEKHVISYKNRLYRYSKKELLEIREFNSGVFVFDFKKLSKLVYKLNTANVQKEIYLTDLILLFNKQGYRVQAVSPKDQTEILGFNNKSVLKKMNAVARKRAYERIKDLIVIDDPDDFFLDEEILTQIEMMDSNGIPLDIQIGQGVYVAKGAKLNYNLTLMKNVYIDGNISFGKNVVIKDNVQLTCFSGQTMEIGNNVEIFSGDIIKGNVKIGDDVKIESGVRITGSDEYPTLIGKNVIIKGVTYIFGSEIEENFFVEHCVLVRKVLSKPPNFNGNIFTVRYYLPEAEGIEAIKNKQTP encoded by the coding sequence ATGGAAAATCAAACGAACATACAAGCTTTATTAAATGAATATTCATCGCAATTTGATTACACAAAGAAATATACATCAATTATTTTAGCTGCCGGTCACGGGAAAAGAATTAAATCACAGACATCTAAAATGTTGCATAAAATTTGGGGAAGAACAACAGTAGAAAGGGTGCTTTCAGCTTGTAAAAAGGGTTTGCCTGATTCAAATATTATTATAGTGGTTGGAATAAAAGCTGAAGATGTGATTAAAACATTAGGAAAAAATGAGTCTGTAATTTATGCTTACCAGGAAGAACAATTGGGAACTGGTCATGCTGTTCAAACTGCATTGGGGATTATAGATTCGACTAAATATAAAGGAACTATTTTTATTCTACCTGGCGATATGGGCTTAATTGAGTCTTCAACTATAGAAAATCTACGAAAAGAGTATGAAAACTCTAAAGCCGACATGATGGTTTTAACTGGAATTTTTCAAGGACCTGTTGAAGAAAATTATTATGGCAGAATAGTTCGAGCAAAGTCTGCTAAAAATAAAAAAGATAAAAGCTTGCAAAACGTACTGGAGATAATTGAGTATAAAGACATACTAAGCATGAAAGATAAGGAAAAACATGTTATTAGCTATAAAAATAGATTATACAGATATTCCAAAAAAGAATTATTGGAAATTCGAGAGTTCAATTCGGGCGTCTTTGTATTTGATTTTAAAAAGTTATCTAAACTTGTGTATAAACTCAATACGGCTAATGTTCAAAAGGAAATTTACTTGACGGATCTTATTTTGCTGTTTAATAAACAAGGTTATAGGGTTCAAGCTGTTTCTCCGAAGGACCAAACAGAAATATTAGGCTTTAACAATAAATCTGTTTTGAAAAAAATGAACGCTGTTGCGCGCAAAAGAGCTTATGAAAGAATCAAAGATCTAATTGTAATAGATGACCCTGATGATTTTTTTCTGGATGAAGAAATTTTAACACAAATTGAAATGATGGATTCTAACGGAATTCCGCTTGATATTCAAATTGGACAAGGTGTTTACGTGGCTAAAGGAGCTAAGTTAAATTATAACCTAACTTTAATGAAAAATGTTTATATCGATGGAAATATTTCTTTCGGTAAAAATGTTGTAATCAAAGATAATGTTCAATTAACTTGTTTTTCTGGACAAACCATGGAAATTGGTAATAATGTTGAAATATTTAGCGGTGATATTATTAAAGGGAATGTGAAAATTGGCGATGATGTTAAGATAGAATCTGGCGTTAGAATAACAGGGAGCGATGAATATCCAACATTAATAGGAAAAAACGTGATTATAAAAGGTGTTACTTATATTTTCGGCTCAGAAATAGAAGAGAATTTTTTTGTTGAACATTGTGTGCTTGTAAGAAAAGTTTTATCAAAACCGCCAAATTTTAACGGCAACATATTTACGGTGAGGTATTATTTACCCGAAGCAGAAGGTATTGAAGCAATAAAAAATAAACAAACACCTTAG
- the rpsT gene encoding 30S ribosomal protein S20, giving the protein MAQHKSALKRARASEIRRKRNKASLSKAKTLIKKVYSTKDKQQAEIALKEAVSFLDKTVSKGRLHKNNAARKKAALTKYVNTLSATKEA; this is encoded by the coding sequence ATGGCTCAACACAAATCCGCTTTAAAAAGAGCAAGAGCGAGTGAAATAAGGAGAAAAAGGAACAAAGCTTCGCTTTCAAAAGCAAAAACGTTAATCAAAAAGGTTTATTCTACTAAAGATAAACAGCAAGCTGAAATCGCATTAAAAGAAGCTGTGTCTTTTCTTGATAAAACTGTTTCTAAGGGCAGACTACATAAAAACAATGCGGCTCGCAAGAAGGCAGCATTAACTAAATATGTTAATACTCTTTCAGCTACCAAAGAAGCATAA
- the queE gene encoding 7-carboxy-7-deazaguanine synthase QueE, with product MNGILKVNEIFFSVQGESSLAGLPCVFVRLTYCNLRCSYCDTEYAFYEGVDMSIDSIIEKVKEYNCKLVEVTGGEPLFQKESLKLMEKLCDNSFLVMLETGGSLPIKDVDKRVKIVMDLKTPSSKMMKKNLYENINYLKPTDEIKFVIGNREDYEWSKSIIEKYNLNDKLTVLFSTVFGELQPLTLVNWILEDKLNVRFQLQMHKYIWEPSTKGV from the coding sequence GTGAACGGCATACTAAAAGTAAATGAAATATTTTTTTCGGTTCAAGGCGAAAGTTCGTTGGCTGGATTGCCCTGCGTTTTCGTGAGGCTCACTTACTGTAATTTAAGATGTTCTTACTGTGATACTGAGTATGCATTTTATGAAGGTGTTGATATGAGCATTGATTCCATCATAGAAAAAGTGAAAGAGTATAATTGCAAGTTAGTGGAAGTTACAGGCGGAGAGCCTTTATTTCAAAAAGAGTCATTGAAGCTTATGGAGAAACTATGCGATAATAGTTTTTTAGTGATGCTGGAAACTGGCGGTAGCCTGCCTATTAAAGATGTAGATAAAAGGGTCAAAATTGTAATGGACTTAAAAACGCCTTCAAGTAAGATGATGAAAAAAAACTTATATGAGAACATTAACTACCTTAAGCCCACTGATGAAATAAAATTTGTTATCGGCAACCGCGAAGATTATGAATGGTCAAAATCAATTATTGAAAAATATAACTTGAATGATAAATTAACTGTTCTCTTTTCTACTGTTTTTGGGGAACTACAACCCCTTACTTTAGTGAACTGGATTTTAGAAGATAAGTTAAATGTCCGATTTCAACTGCAGATGCATAAATATATTTGGGAACCTTCTACAAAGGGTGTATGA
- a CDS encoding 6-pyruvoyl tetrahydropterin synthase family protein has translation MMKIAKEFRWEMGHRLPYHNGKCKNLHGHSYKMILEFEGQVNQDGMVIDYFDVKSLINPIVDELDHSVLVYEKDYELIESLKKLNSRFVIVNYHTTAENICKYFLERIKNIDLPRNIFSIRVRIYETENSYAEDFIQLNN, from the coding sequence ATGATGAAAATTGCTAAAGAATTTAGATGGGAAATGGGTCATAGACTTCCTTATCACAATGGTAAGTGTAAAAACCTGCACGGTCACTCATATAAAATGATTCTTGAGTTTGAAGGACAGGTAAATCAAGACGGTATGGTAATTGACTACTTCGATGTAAAATCTTTAATTAATCCTATTGTTGATGAGCTTGATCATTCAGTTCTTGTTTATGAGAAAGATTACGAGCTAATTGAATCATTAAAAAAATTAAACTCCCGCTTTGTGATTGTAAATTATCACACAACTGCAGAAAATATTTGCAAGTATTTTTTGGAAAGAATTAAGAATATTGATCTGCCTCGAAATATTTTTTCGATACGAGTTAGAATTTATGAAACAGAAAATTCTTATGCGGAAGACTTTATCCAATTAAATAACTAA
- a CDS encoding NAD-dependent deacetylase, giving the protein MEFKKEFLERLNIAKKIVFFTGAGISAESGIPTFRGKDGIWNKLKPEELANFNAFLKNPDMVWEWYQHRKKIIHESKPNAGHFAIADFQDYFDDVVVITQNIDNLHRRAGSKKIFELHGNIERNYCIDCGTFYNTPELEITEGVPKCKKCGGLIRPDVVWFGEMLPEDQYTQSEKAAQACDICFVVGTSAVVYPAAFIPLSAKQSGAYMVEINIEHTEFSYYANYSILGEAGKVLPLIVDELKKIRAIKQ; this is encoded by the coding sequence ATGGAATTCAAAAAAGAATTTTTAGAAAGACTTAATATTGCAAAGAAGATAGTTTTTTTTACTGGGGCAGGAATTTCTGCCGAAAGCGGTATCCCAACCTTTAGAGGTAAAGATGGTATATGGAATAAACTAAAACCAGAAGAACTTGCAAATTTCAATGCGTTTTTGAAAAATCCGGATATGGTGTGGGAATGGTACCAACATCGAAAAAAAATAATACACGAATCCAAACCCAATGCCGGTCATTTTGCTATTGCCGATTTTCAAGATTACTTTGATGATGTTGTTGTAATCACTCAAAACATAGATAACTTACATAGAAGAGCTGGCAGCAAAAAAATATTTGAATTACACGGTAACATAGAACGAAACTATTGCATTGACTGCGGTACATTTTATAACACGCCCGAGCTTGAAATTACCGAAGGAGTGCCCAAATGTAAAAAATGCGGCGGCTTAATTAGACCTGATGTAGTTTGGTTTGGTGAGATGCTGCCAGAAGATCAATATACTCAAAGCGAGAAAGCAGCACAAGCGTGTGATATTTGTTTTGTAGTTGGCACTTCGGCAGTCGTCTATCCAGCAGCGTTTATCCCGTTATCGGCAAAGCAAAGCGGCGCATATATGGTTGAAATTAACATTGAGCATACTGAATTTTCATATTATGCAAATTATTCTATTTTAGGAGAAGCCGGGAAAGTGCTGCCCTTAATTGTAGATGAATTAAAAAAAATAAGAGCAATTAAACAATAA
- a CDS encoding tetratricopeptide repeat protein, with translation MKTKLFLLQLIISSLVIASIICAQSLDELLSEGDQFADKFENEKALAVFQKAEKLYPDNWEVTWRISKAYVDIAEKMPNKTSEEENAQLAVYQKALDYAEKAVKLGPDKANSYVRRAIANGRIALFKGVFSVAGVVNSVRDDCLKAIQLGNGGNFVQAIAHYVLARTHAKASEKWKPARSIIGLGWADNEVALKEYKKAIELYPEYIMFYVDYAVSLGREDKYKEAKAMLNKALTLPIKNQEDPKKLEEAKSLLNKWKNE, from the coding sequence ATGAAAACAAAATTATTTTTATTGCAGCTAATCATTAGTTCATTAGTTATAGCAAGCATCATTTGCGCACAATCATTAGATGAATTACTAAGCGAAGGCGACCAATTTGCCGACAAATTTGAAAATGAAAAAGCACTTGCAGTTTTTCAAAAAGCTGAAAAACTTTATCCCGATAATTGGGAAGTAACCTGGCGTATAAGTAAAGCATACGTTGATATTGCCGAAAAAATGCCGAACAAAACAAGCGAAGAAGAAAACGCTCAATTAGCCGTCTATCAAAAAGCGCTGGATTATGCTGAAAAAGCCGTAAAACTTGGTCCGGATAAAGCTAATAGTTATGTTCGTCGTGCAATAGCTAATGGCAGAATTGCTCTTTTTAAAGGGGTTTTCTCAGTTGCAGGAGTCGTAAATTCAGTTAGAGATGATTGCTTAAAAGCTATTCAACTTGGCAATGGCGGAAACTTTGTTCAAGCAATTGCCCATTATGTGTTAGCAAGAACTCATGCAAAAGCAAGTGAAAAATGGAAACCTGCTCGTTCAATTATTGGTCTTGGCTGGGCTGATAATGAAGTAGCTCTTAAAGAATACAAAAAAGCAATAGAACTTTATCCCGAATATATAATGTTCTATGTTGACTATGCTGTTTCTTTGGGCAGAGAGGACAAATACAAAGAAGCAAAGGCAATGTTAAACAAAGCATTAACTCTACCAATCAAAAATCAAGAAGACCCAAAGAAATTAGAAGAAGCTAAGTCGCTACTAAATAAATGGAAAAATGAGTAA
- a CDS encoding 3'-5' exoribonuclease YhaM family protein, producing MNKQKNLNEIKPGEEIILFLVVDKIELKTTKGGNPYLNLELRDKTGSISAKLWERAEETYSQIMPNSIVKIAGKMEEFNGNPQIKIEKIRPAVESDGISFEFFLAKSNRKLEEMINELNSFIESVKNPFLNKLLVTVFSGKTLEKFQTAPAGKGWHHAYIHGLLEHTIEIAKICELMCTFHKELNRDLLISGALLHDLGKIEELTYQTFFDYTDKGKLLGHIVIAALEVQQAIDRINDFPEELKEQILHLILSHQGKLEFASPVEPRTLEAITLYQADELSAKTNAYKLAIAAEKNKDVSWTKYLPLAETSLFIPKNNQS from the coding sequence ATGAACAAGCAAAAAAATTTGAATGAAATAAAGCCTGGCGAGGAAATTATTCTTTTTTTAGTAGTGGATAAAATTGAACTAAAAACTACTAAGGGTGGTAATCCGTATTTAAATTTGGAATTGAGAGATAAAACGGGATCAATTTCAGCTAAACTTTGGGAGCGTGCTGAAGAAACGTATTCTCAAATTATGCCTAATTCGATTGTTAAAATTGCTGGTAAAATGGAAGAATTTAACGGGAACCCTCAAATAAAAATAGAAAAAATAAGACCTGCTGTTGAAAGCGATGGTATTTCGTTCGAATTCTTTTTGGCAAAGTCCAATAGAAAATTGGAAGAAATGATTAATGAACTAAATAGCTTTATTGAGTCAGTAAAAAATCCTTTCTTAAATAAGTTGTTAGTTACTGTTTTCAGCGGAAAAACTCTTGAAAAATTTCAAACTGCACCGGCTGGTAAAGGATGGCACCATGCTTACATTCATGGATTACTTGAACATACCATAGAGATTGCTAAAATATGCGAGCTTATGTGCACTTTTCACAAAGAATTAAATAGAGACTTGTTAATCAGTGGTGCTTTGCTTCACGATTTAGGCAAAATAGAAGAGTTAACATATCAAACTTTTTTTGATTATACTGATAAAGGTAAATTATTAGGACACATTGTGATAGCCGCATTAGAAGTTCAACAAGCGATTGACCGGATAAATGATTTTCCTGAAGAGCTAAAAGAGCAAATTTTACATTTAATTTTAAGCCATCAAGGCAAATTAGAATTTGCATCTCCTGTAGAGCCTCGCACACTTGAAGCAATTACACTTTACCAAGCTGATGAACTAAGTGCAAAGACAAATGCATATAAACTTGCTATAGCTGCAGAAAAAAATAAAGATGTAAGTTGGACTAAATATCTTCCTCTTGCCGAAACCTCATTGTTTATTCCCAAAAATAATCAGAGTTAA
- a CDS encoding UpxY family transcription antiterminator has product MNHENKNWFVLYTKPRQEFKAAAQLEQHKIEHYLPTIKKIKQWSDRKKKIIEPIFRGYIFIYSTEKERLISLEQPSIVKSVMFEGKPAIIHQTEIENIKKMLSETNDIVVVNRIEKGSKVKVVAGPFQGVSGVVILNSHNQQILSVSIEMMNRSIRVTLPYDSVIKYI; this is encoded by the coding sequence ATGAATCACGAAAATAAAAATTGGTTTGTATTGTACACAAAACCGCGTCAAGAATTTAAAGCTGCAGCGCAGTTAGAACAACATAAAATTGAACACTATCTGCCCACAATTAAGAAAATAAAACAATGGAGCGATAGAAAGAAAAAAATAATCGAACCAATTTTTAGAGGATATATTTTTATATACTCAACCGAAAAAGAAAGATTAATTTCGTTAGAACAGCCATCAATAGTAAAAAGTGTAATGTTTGAAGGCAAACCAGCAATAATACATCAGACAGAAATTGAAAATATAAAAAAAATGCTAAGTGAAACTAACGATATTGTAGTGGTAAATAGAATTGAGAAAGGGAGCAAAGTAAAAGTAGTAGCTGGCCCATTTCAAGGGGTAAGTGGAGTAGTGATTCTTAATTCCCACAACCAACAAATCCTCTCCGTTTCAATTGAAATGATGAATAGATCAATAAGAGTAACATTGCCCTACGATAGTGTGATTAAATACATATAA